From a single Populus nigra chromosome 18, ddPopNigr1.1, whole genome shotgun sequence genomic region:
- the LOC133677860 gene encoding MADS-box protein AGL42-like isoform X3, whose product MARGKVQLKRIENATSRQVTFSKRKNGLLKKAYELSILCDAEVAVIIFSQKGTLFKFASIDQIQKTIDRYRKNAKQLHTDRIDVEQSKEFDMQQLRQESANMAKKIEMIEILQRKLLGQDLDSCSPEELHDIDNQLEISLSNIRARKTQLFKEQIEQLQAKERLLLMENARLTKQPLQQSTQSNQVVSYLSSCSKSSDIVETDLYIGLPQMRCL is encoded by the exons ATGGCGAGAGGAAAGGTTCAGCTGAAAAGGATAGAGAATGCAACTAGCAGGCAAGTGACCTTCTCCAAGAGAAAAAATGGGTTATTGAAGAAAGCTTATGAGCTATCAATTCTGTGCGATGCTGAAGTCGCAGTGATCATATTTTCACAGAAAGGAACACTCTTTAAGTTTGCAAGCATTGATCa GATACAAAAGACGATTGATCGGTACCGTAAAAATGCAAAGCAATTGCACACTGACAGGATTGATGTGGAACAGTCTAAGGAG TTCGACATGCAGCAGTTAAGACAAGAATCAGCAAACATGGCCAAGAAGATTGAGATGATCGAGATTTTGCAACG AAAGCTTTTAGGGCAAGATTTAGATTCATGTTCTCCCGAAGAGCTCCATGACATTGACAATCAGCTTGAGATCAGTTTAAGCAATATCAGGGCTAGAAAG ACTCAGTTATTCAAGGAGCAGATAGAACAGCTGCAAGCAAAG GAAAGATTGTTGTTAATGGAGAATGCAAGGTTAACTAAACAG CCATTGCAGCAATCAACTCAATCGAACCAAGTGGTGTCATACTTGAGCTCATGTAGCAAGAGTTCAGATATCGTGGAGACTGATCTGTACATTGGACTGCCACAGATGCGCTGCTTGTAG
- the LOC133677860 gene encoding MADS-box protein AGL42-like isoform X1: MARGKVQLKRIENATSRQVTFSKRKNGLLKKAYELSILCDAEVAVIIFSQKGTLFKFASIDQIQKTIDRYRKNAKQLHTDRIDVEQSKEFDMQQLRQESANMAKKIEMIEILQRKLLGQDLDSCSPEELHDIDNQLEISLSNIRARKTQLFKEQIEQLQAKERLLLMENARLTKQCDAQPLQQSTQSNQVVSYLSSCSKSSDIVETDLYIGLPQMRCL; the protein is encoded by the exons ATGGCGAGAGGAAAGGTTCAGCTGAAAAGGATAGAGAATGCAACTAGCAGGCAAGTGACCTTCTCCAAGAGAAAAAATGGGTTATTGAAGAAAGCTTATGAGCTATCAATTCTGTGCGATGCTGAAGTCGCAGTGATCATATTTTCACAGAAAGGAACACTCTTTAAGTTTGCAAGCATTGATCa GATACAAAAGACGATTGATCGGTACCGTAAAAATGCAAAGCAATTGCACACTGACAGGATTGATGTGGAACAGTCTAAGGAG TTCGACATGCAGCAGTTAAGACAAGAATCAGCAAACATGGCCAAGAAGATTGAGATGATCGAGATTTTGCAACG AAAGCTTTTAGGGCAAGATTTAGATTCATGTTCTCCCGAAGAGCTCCATGACATTGACAATCAGCTTGAGATCAGTTTAAGCAATATCAGGGCTAGAAAG ACTCAGTTATTCAAGGAGCAGATAGAACAGCTGCAAGCAAAG GAAAGATTGTTGTTAATGGAGAATGCAAGGTTAACTAAACAG TGTGATGCACAGCCATTGCAGCAATCAACTCAATCGAACCAAGTGGTGTCATACTTGAGCTCATGTAGCAAGAGTTCAGATATCGTGGAGACTGATCTGTACATTGGACTGCCACAGATGCGCTGCTTGTAG
- the LOC133677860 gene encoding MADS-box protein AGL42-like isoform X4 gives MARGKVQLKRIENATSRQVTFSKRKNGLLKKAYELSILCDAEVAVIIFSQKGTLFKFASIDQIQKTIDRYRKNAKQLHTDRIDVEQSKELRQESANMAKKIEMIEILQRKLLGQDLDSCSPEELHDIDNQLEISLSNIRARKTQLFKEQIEQLQAKERLLLMENARLTKQCDAQPLQQSTQSNQVVSYLSSCSKSSDIVETDLYIGLPQMRCL, from the exons ATGGCGAGAGGAAAGGTTCAGCTGAAAAGGATAGAGAATGCAACTAGCAGGCAAGTGACCTTCTCCAAGAGAAAAAATGGGTTATTGAAGAAAGCTTATGAGCTATCAATTCTGTGCGATGCTGAAGTCGCAGTGATCATATTTTCACAGAAAGGAACACTCTTTAAGTTTGCAAGCATTGATCa GATACAAAAGACGATTGATCGGTACCGTAAAAATGCAAAGCAATTGCACACTGACAGGATTGATGTGGAACAGTCTAAGGAG TTAAGACAAGAATCAGCAAACATGGCCAAGAAGATTGAGATGATCGAGATTTTGCAACG AAAGCTTTTAGGGCAAGATTTAGATTCATGTTCTCCCGAAGAGCTCCATGACATTGACAATCAGCTTGAGATCAGTTTAAGCAATATCAGGGCTAGAAAG ACTCAGTTATTCAAGGAGCAGATAGAACAGCTGCAAGCAAAG GAAAGATTGTTGTTAATGGAGAATGCAAGGTTAACTAAACAG TGTGATGCACAGCCATTGCAGCAATCAACTCAATCGAACCAAGTGGTGTCATACTTGAGCTCATGTAGCAAGAGTTCAGATATCGTGGAGACTGATCTGTACATTGGACTGCCACAGATGCGCTGCTTGTAG
- the LOC133677860 gene encoding MADS-box protein AGL42-like isoform X2: protein MARGKVQLKRIENATSRQVTFSKRKNGLLKKAYELSILCDAEVAVIIFSQKGTLFKFASIDQIQKTIDRYRKNAKQLHTDRIDVEQSKEQLRQESANMAKKIEMIEILQRKLLGQDLDSCSPEELHDIDNQLEISLSNIRARKTQLFKEQIEQLQAKERLLLMENARLTKQCDAQPLQQSTQSNQVVSYLSSCSKSSDIVETDLYIGLPQMRCL from the exons ATGGCGAGAGGAAAGGTTCAGCTGAAAAGGATAGAGAATGCAACTAGCAGGCAAGTGACCTTCTCCAAGAGAAAAAATGGGTTATTGAAGAAAGCTTATGAGCTATCAATTCTGTGCGATGCTGAAGTCGCAGTGATCATATTTTCACAGAAAGGAACACTCTTTAAGTTTGCAAGCATTGATCa GATACAAAAGACGATTGATCGGTACCGTAAAAATGCAAAGCAATTGCACACTGACAGGATTGATGTGGAACAGTCTAAGGAG CAGTTAAGACAAGAATCAGCAAACATGGCCAAGAAGATTGAGATGATCGAGATTTTGCAACG AAAGCTTTTAGGGCAAGATTTAGATTCATGTTCTCCCGAAGAGCTCCATGACATTGACAATCAGCTTGAGATCAGTTTAAGCAATATCAGGGCTAGAAAG ACTCAGTTATTCAAGGAGCAGATAGAACAGCTGCAAGCAAAG GAAAGATTGTTGTTAATGGAGAATGCAAGGTTAACTAAACAG TGTGATGCACAGCCATTGCAGCAATCAACTCAATCGAACCAAGTGGTGTCATACTTGAGCTCATGTAGCAAGAGTTCAGATATCGTGGAGACTGATCTGTACATTGGACTGCCACAGATGCGCTGCTTGTAG
- the LOC133678351 gene encoding cucumisin-like, with the protein MAKLLHLSIFFLAALVLQCHCGEDDRKSHVVYMGDRPKDAASVASTHHNMLAEVLGSSSEARESLIYSYGKSFNGFVAKLSDKEVARIKEMEGVVSVFPNAQLQVHTTRSWDFMGLPESHPRLSAEGDVIVGLLDTGVWPENPSFSDEGFDPPPAKWKGICQGANNFTCNKKVIGARFYDLENIFDPRYDIKSPRDTLGHGSHTASTAAGIATNASYFGLAGGVARGGVPNARIAVYKVCWASGCTSADILAAFEDAIADGVDLLSVSLGSDFPAPYHEDVIAIGTFHAMKNGILTSCSAGNSGPNRRQVSNYAPWALTVAASTIDRSFSTKVVLGNGQIFLGNSLNIFDLHGKTFPLIYSGDSANYTAGADPELAAWCFPGTLAPLITRGGVVMCDIPNALALVQGSAGVIMPVSIDESIPFPFPLSLISPEDYSQLLDYMRSTRTPTATILMTEPVKDVMAPTVVSFSSRGPSPITPDILKPDLTAPGLNILAAWSPLGGASISPWDDRTVDYFVISGTSMSCPHVTGVAAFVKAAHPSWSPAAIKSALMTTATIMDSRKNADAEFAYGSGQIDPLKALNPGLIYNASEADYVNFLCKEGYNTTLVRIISGDNSTCPSNELGKAWDLNYPTFALSLLDGETVMATFPRTVTNVGTPNSTYYARVSMPSQFTVTVQPSVLSFSRVGEEKSFTVKITGAPIVNTPIVSGSLEWTNREYVVRSPIAVFNNMPSIFSSIDEQPQSKPKFKGPWEGSTSTIYHKKSTFKSMHRTDRTDGFRGLVSNNRLGYHKH; encoded by the exons ATGGCCAAGTTGTTGCACctctctattttctttcttgcaGCATTGGTGCTGCAATGCCATTGCGGTGAAGACGACAGGAAG TCTCATGTTGTGTACATGGGAGATCGTCCCAAGGATGCTGCATCAGTCGCGTCAACGCACCACAATATGCTAGCAGAAGTACTTGGCAG TTCATCGGAGGCTAGAGAATCACTGATTTATAGTTACGGGAAGAGTTTCAATGGATTTGTAGCCAAACTATCAGACAAAGAAGTTGCCAGGATCAAAG AAATGGAGGGAGTGGTTTCAGTGTTCCCTAATGCCCAACTGCAAGTGCACACTACAAGATCATGGGATTTCATGGGCCTCCCTGAATCTCATCCCAGGTTGTCTGCTGAAGGAGATGTTATTGTTGGGTTGCTAGATACAG GAGTTTGGCCTGAAAACCCAAGTTTCAGTGATGAAGGCTTTGATCCACCACCAGCAAAATGGAAGGGTATCTGCCAGGGTGCAAACAATTTCACCTGCAACAA AAAGGTCATTGGAGCCCGTTTCTATGATCTGGAGAATATCTTTGATCCTAGGTATGATATCAAATCCCCGAGGGACACGTTAGGACATGGAAGCCATACTGCTTCAACTGCAGCAGGGATAGCTACGAATGCAAGCTACTTCGGATTAGCTGGAGGTGTGGCTAGAGGAGGAGTTCCGAATGCAAGAATTGCTGTCTACAAAGTATGTTGGGCAAGTGGCTGTACCTCTGCGGATATCTTAGCAGCTTTTGAAGATGCAATAGCAGACGGGGTGGACCTTCTATCTGTTTCACTAGGGAGTGATTTCCCAGCTCCGTATCACGAAGATGTAATTGCCATCGGAACTTTCCATGCCATGAAAAATGGAATTTTAACTTCCTGTTCTGCAGGAAACAGTGGACCAAACAGGAGACAAGTCTCAAACTATGCACCTTGGGCACTAACTGTAGCTGCAAGCACCATTGACAGGAGTTTTTCCACTAAAGTCGTGCTCGGAAACGGACAGATCTTCCTT GGAAATTCACTCAACATTTTCGATCTCCACGGAAAAACATTCCCATTGATCTATTCTGGAGACTCCGCAAACTATACTGCTGGAGCTGATCCTGAATTAGCAGCATGGTGCTTTCCCGGAACTCTAGCCCCTCTAATAACCAGAGGAGGAGTGGTCATGTGCGATATTCCTAATGCACTTGCCTTAGTGCAAGGGTCAGCGGGTGTCATAATGCCCGTGTCCATAGATGAATCTATACCTTTTCCCTTCCCTCTTTCTCTGATCAGTCCTGAGGACTACTCTCAGCTTCTGGACTACATGAGATCCACACG GACTCCTACAGCAACCATTTTGATGACTGAGCCAGTGAAGGATGTCATGGCTCCCACAGTAGTCTCTTTCTCATCAAGAGGTCCAAGTCCCATTACTCCTGATATCCTCAAG CCTGACCTTACTGCCCCTGGTCTGAACATCCTTGCTGCCTGGTCTCCCCTAGGAGGTGCTTCGATATCCCCCTGGGATGATAGGACAGTAGACTATTTTGTAATCTCTGGTACATCCATGTCTTGCCCACATGTTACTGGTGTTGCAGCATTTGTAAAAGCAGCTCACCCATCATGGTCTCCTGCTGCTATCAAGTCTGCCCTCATGACCACAG CTACAATTATGGATTCAAGGAAGAATGCAGATGCCGAATTTGCCTACGGATCTGGACAGATCGATCCATTGAAGGCACTAAACCCAGGGCTAATCTATAATGCAAGTGAAGCAGATTATGTCAATTTCCTATGCAAGGAGGGTTACAACACTACCCTTGTAAGAATAATCAGTGGAGACAATAGCACTTGTCCAAGCAACGAACTAGGCAAAGCATGGGATCTTAACTACCCAACATTTGCACTCTCATTGTTAGATGGAGAGACTGTCATGGCTACATTCCCAAGAACTGTCACCAATGTGGGCACTCCAAACAGCACTTACTATGCAAGGGTTTCAATGCCATCCCAATTCACTGTTACAGTACAACCATCAGTTCTTTCCTTCTCACGGGTTGGAGAGGAGAAATCATTCACTGTTAAGATTACAGGAGCACCCATAGTTAACACGCCTATCGTCTCGGGTTCACTAGAATGGACAAACAGGGAATATGTAGTTAGGAGTCCAATTGCTGTTTTCAACAACAtgccttcaattttttcatccatTGATGAGCAGCCACAATCAAAACCCAAGTTTAAAGGTCCATGGGAGGGTTCCACTTCCACCATCTATCACAAGAAGAGCACCTTTAAGAGCATGCATAGGACAGATCGTACTGATGGCTTCCGCGGCTTGGTATCCAATAACAGGTTGGGTTATCACAAGCACTAA
- the LOC133678620 gene encoding BAG family molecular chaperone regulator 1-like, with translation MMKMKTAKATTGLSHMNGGSAGGGGELEVRPGGMLVQKRDPDSDRTSIPPPTIRIKVKYGSTYHEINISSQATFGELKKMLSAPTGLHHQDQKLIYKDKERDSKAFLDISGVKDRSKMVLVEDPISQEKRFLEMRKNAKMEKASKSISEISLEVDRLAGQVSAFESVITKGGKVAEKSVLNLIELLMNQLLKLDGIMVDGDVKLQRKIQVQRVQKYVETLDILKIKNSMPNGNADDEIKDSMPIGNGHHAPMQQQHKHSNGQKIASIQKRQPRYTNGHTLIPIEEEEQRHPFEHLSIHQQQQPSRHSASGEVVVTTQWETFDSTPALEPVPSISTSSTATKTSAPQPKFPWDFFN, from the exons atgatgaagatgaagactGCTAAGGCAACTACTGGGCTGTCACACATGAATGGTGGCTCAgccggtggtggtggtgagttGGAGGTTAGACCAGGAGGAATGTTAGTACAGAAGAGAGACCCGGATTCTGATCGGACCTCTATCCCTCCACCGACAATTAGAATCAAGGTTAAATATGGGTCAACTTATCATGAAATCAATATTAGCTCACAGGCTACATTTG GGGAGTTGAAGAAAATGTTGTCAGCACCCACAGGATTGCATCACCAAGATCAGAAGCTGATTTACAAAGATAAAGAGAGGGATTCAAAAGCATTTCTTGATATTTCTGGAGTTAAGGACAGGTCCAAAATGGTGCTAGTTGAGGACCCGATTAGTCAGGAGAAGAGGTTTCTTGAGATGAGAAAGAATGCAAAGATGGAGAAGGCGTCAAAATCCATATCAGAAATCAGCTTGGAAGTTGACCGGCTTGCCGGCCAG GTTTCAGCCTTTGAATCAGTAATTACCAAAGGTGGGAAAGTAGCAGAGAAAAGTGTGCTTAATTTGATCGAGTTATTGATGAATCAATTGTTGAAATTGGATGGAATTATGGTTGATGGCGATGTCAAATTGCAAAGGAAAATACAG GTTCAAAGGGTGCAAAAGTATGTTGAGACTCTTGATATATTGAAGATCAAGAATTCCATGCCTAATGGTAACGCCGACGACGAAATCAAGGACTCCATGCCTATTGGTAATGGACACCACGCGCCAATGCAGCAGCAACACAAACATTCTAATGGACAAAAAATAGCCTCAATTCAAAAGCGGCAACCAAGGTATACCAATGGACACACATTAATACCAatcgaagaagaagaacagCGGCACCCATTCGAACATTTATCGATCCATCAACAACAGCAGCCATCAAGGCATTCAGCATCAGGGGAAGTTGTTGTAACCACGCAATGGGAAACATTTGATTCTACTCCAGCTTTAGAGCCGGTCCCTTCAATATCTACATCCTCCACAGCGACCAAAACTTCAGCCCCTCAGCCGAAGTTCCCTTGGGATTTCTTCAACTAA